A stretch of Anaerolineales bacterium DNA encodes these proteins:
- a CDS encoding PEP/pyruvate-binding domain-containing protein: MALDPDQFPRVLTVYLELTRYPILADRIRERMLYELFQRGVITREAFDNEVREKARDSQAREGLTDPLTQEAPDVWEQRLRITRQQLTDFYFAYNLPHDLLEDLVRQTLADRLPAEDVMLTFHPELAPWDMLFAQGEAYEALPLPERARMEHHLQEIKVVLIKAMISDHLSYVGIAREWFEMADLRAIRARRFGRGKIGGKAAGMLLAEKILRQAAPADVRLSLRVPPSWFLGADVFRQFVQINGLIRYADQKYKDHEAMLADYPEVRALALAGEVPAEVAEGLRQILAQAAGSPLIVRSSSLLEDSFGTSFAGKYESHFCPNQGTAPQNLAALLDAIRSIYASVYSPDVLLYRRRMGLVDYDERMAILIQQVQGRQHRGYLVPDAAGVAYSRNQFRWNPQIRRRDGFARLVWGLGTRAVDQIGGDYARLVALSHPASRPEADPARIRRYSQHQVDAIDLAANNFCTLPVAELLSADTPHLRYLAQRFEDGTLSDIVSLPLSLEPALLTLTFEGLLVRTPFPALLRDALRTLERAYRVPVDVEFVLQLEGESGAPPVPLLFLVQCRPQVQVDQASGQPVAEIPGERRLFVTHGLMPDGQVYGIRYLILIRPEAYAALVSEAEKRKLAQLVGRLNHRLAGETFLLLGPGRWGSTHPELGIPVTYADIYHARALVELAADGDAPDPSYGTHFFQDLLESGIYPLAVALRDPATEFAIEFFDSAANVLAALLPDDARWADTVQVVDLDQAPGAGQASLALDGDSGTAVLFLAPPPA, encoded by the coding sequence ATGGCCCTGGATCCCGATCAATTTCCCCGCGTCCTGACGGTCTACCTCGAGTTGACCCGCTACCCGATTCTGGCTGACCGCATCCGCGAGCGAATGCTGTACGAGCTGTTCCAGCGCGGGGTGATCACCCGCGAGGCTTTCGATAACGAAGTGCGGGAGAAGGCCCGCGATTCCCAAGCCCGTGAGGGACTGACGGACCCCCTGACGCAGGAAGCTCCGGATGTCTGGGAACAACGCCTGCGGATTACGCGTCAGCAGCTGACCGATTTCTACTTCGCCTACAACCTGCCGCATGACCTCCTCGAGGACCTGGTGCGCCAGACATTGGCCGATCGGCTTCCGGCCGAGGACGTGATGCTGACCTTCCATCCGGAGCTGGCGCCCTGGGACATGCTGTTTGCTCAGGGCGAGGCCTACGAAGCCCTGCCACTGCCCGAGCGCGCCCGGATGGAGCACCACCTGCAGGAGATCAAGGTCGTCCTGATCAAAGCCATGATCAGCGATCACCTGAGCTACGTCGGCATCGCTCGAGAGTGGTTCGAGATGGCCGACCTGCGGGCGATCCGCGCCCGCCGCTTCGGCCGCGGCAAGATCGGCGGCAAGGCAGCCGGAATGCTCCTGGCCGAGAAGATCCTGCGCCAGGCAGCGCCTGCGGACGTCCGCCTGAGCCTGCGCGTTCCCCCATCCTGGTTCCTGGGCGCAGACGTGTTTCGCCAGTTCGTGCAGATCAACGGTCTGATCCGCTACGCCGACCAGAAGTACAAGGACCACGAGGCGATGCTCGCCGACTACCCGGAGGTCCGGGCCCTGGCCCTCGCCGGTGAGGTGCCAGCCGAGGTTGCGGAAGGCCTGAGGCAGATCCTGGCCCAGGCCGCAGGCTCCCCCCTGATCGTGCGCTCGTCCAGTCTGCTGGAGGACTCCTTCGGGACCTCGTTTGCGGGCAAGTACGAAAGCCACTTCTGCCCCAACCAGGGCACTGCCCCTCAGAATCTAGCCGCGCTGCTGGATGCGATCCGCTCGATCTACGCCAGCGTGTACAGCCCGGACGTGCTGCTGTATCGCCGCCGCATGGGGCTGGTCGACTACGATGAGCGCATGGCCATCTTGATCCAGCAAGTGCAGGGCCGGCAACACAGGGGGTACCTGGTGCCGGATGCGGCCGGCGTTGCTTACTCCCGCAATCAGTTCCGCTGGAACCCGCAGATCCGCCGCCGCGATGGATTCGCCCGCTTGGTGTGGGGCCTGGGAACCCGCGCGGTAGACCAGATCGGGGGGGACTATGCTCGCCTGGTCGCCCTCAGCCATCCGGCCTCGCGCCCAGAGGCCGATCCGGCGCGCATCCGGCGCTACTCTCAGCATCAGGTGGATGCGATCGATCTGGCCGCCAACAACTTCTGCACACTCCCCGTGGCCGAGTTGCTCTCGGCCGACACCCCACACCTGCGCTACCTGGCCCAGCGCTTCGAGGACGGCACGTTGAGTGACATCGTCAGCCTTCCCCTAAGCCTCGAGCCGGCGCTGTTGACGCTGACCTTTGAAGGACTACTGGTGCGCACGCCCTTCCCGGCCCTGTTGCGAGACGCATTGCGCACCCTCGAGAGGGCTTACCGGGTCCCGGTGGATGTCGAGTTCGTCCTGCAGCTGGAAGGCGAGAGCGGCGCGCCTCCAGTCCCGCTCCTATTCCTGGTCCAGTGTCGGCCGCAAGTCCAGGTGGATCAGGCCAGCGGGCAACCCGTGGCGGAGATCCCGGGTGAGCGCAGGTTGTTCGTAACCCACGGCCTGATGCCGGACGGCCAAGTGTACGGCATCCGCTACCTGATCCTGATCCGCCCCGAAGCCTACGCCGCCTTGGTCAGCGAGGCCGAGAAACGCAAACTCGCCCAATTGGTCGGGCGCCTCAACCACCGCCTGGCCGGCGAGACCTTTCTGCTCCTCGGTCCGGGCCGCTGGGGAAGCACGCATCCCGAACTGGGCATCCCGGTCACGTATGCCGACATCTATCATGCCCGGGCCCTGGTCGAATTGGCGGCAGATGGCGACGCACCGGATCCCTCCTACGGGACGCACTTCTTCCAGGATCTCCTTGAATCCGGGATCTACCCGCTGGCGGTCGCCCTCAGGGACCCGGCGACGGAGTTCGCGATTGAGTTCTTCGATTCGGCGGCCAATGTCCTTGCGGCGCTGCTGCCTGATGACGCCCGCTGGGCCGACACCGTCCAGGTGGTCGACCTGG